TAAGCCGATAGCAATCAGTCATTTATTTGGaatgtattaaaatatctaGCATCAGCGGTTGTAGAACATTGACATTAAATATGGATTTTTCATGGGCTTTATGGATGTTATACAAAGAGTATTTATTGTAGTCGGGTttctaagtacatatgtatgtatgtatgtattttgtgcttaaatatttgcatgtaaTATTCTAAGCTCGAATTACGTCTTCAttaactaataaataataagcaGTAATTGTGTAAACATAACCTAATTTTTTGAATGCATTCTTAAAGGGcaataattaaaagaataaaactataatacccttcacaaatacaaagaacttgattcctatctaatttcgtgaagatacctcgtcaaatgaaagagttttccatataatcACTGGATTCcgaacgatcagtttgtatggcagctatatgctatactgatccgatctatacaatttcttcggatattacattgCTGCTTTATAAAATAACTCATGCTAAAGTGCATGCtcttgtgaagatacctcgtcaaataaaaaagtttcccatacaagtatttgattcGGATTGTTccgttcgtatggcagctatatgctatagtggtccgatatcggtcgcgccgacaaatgagcagcttctgagtgagaaaagaacaggttaaaaattttagatcgatagttAAAAAACTGAGGTACTGGTTCGTATTTATACAGACAGACCGACAGAGGGTCtcggacgtttccttctgggtgttacaaacttcgtggcacactaaaaaaatttaattttctaattacgAACGATTTGAAAACGGTTAACGGTTTCCTCTTCTTTTTAGAGACCATGAGATAGTCTGCGCTAAATCATTATCTTTTTAACTGCATAATCCCCTCCACTTGTGATAAGCTCAAAACACTTCGTCGATCTATGAAGTGTTGCACTTTATGGAGTTTTTGGGTAACACAAAGCATTAATATCTGTCCAAGTGAGTTCCATGGATTTCGGATCAACTCtacgacctaacctaacctaacttaacatTTAAGGAAACTCTAATTGAAAAACCATCACGTGAAAATGAGAACGACAAGGTCCTACTTCACTTGTTCTCTTTTTTTGGCTATCATCAGCTGATAACGGATTCAACACTTTCAGAGCTAAAGATTTCGGAGCTATTTGCTCGTAATTTCGTAGGCACAATAAAGTATAGATTTGTATAGTACAATCTTTAATATTTTCCGACAAATCTTAAGCTGAAAGGTTAATATATTTTGTGAGCATGTTTTTTATGGCAGacatatatttaccatatactCAGAGGTTTGTCATTGTCTGCTAAGAAACGTCTACTGTTAGAAGAGATAACTCATATAGACTTTGTTTAATCGCACTTGATTCCGCCCACACCCTTCAATGTTGAATGAACTGCGACGCTATCGTAGACACTCATATCTTCTATATTAAAGGTTGAAATATGATATTATTATGAGTTTCATACTTAAGAGGTATTCACTACTCCAAGCTaccgaaatatatgtatgtatatacctatacatacataatatgtatgtacatatgtgtgtatatatattagtgtTTTTATTCATCTACTATAGATATAGAATACAGAGGTATGATACTCCTCATATAGGGACCCCACTAATGCAGAAAGCTAAGCATTGTGGGGCTTTCAGTTGTAATTGCACCGTTGCGCAGGCAGTGCTCAAAAATCAAACAAAGCGCATAAACTGCACTATAACATGCAGATAAAATGAagttaaaacatatttaaaaacgaaagttgaataaaaaagcaataaaaataaattgcccACAATGTTGGATTTCATAACAAAACTTGTGGCACACAATACACATGGAAAGAGGTGGGGAGCAGCGTCAGTCAGCGCACCATACAAGCATAAAGCACTTCAATTATTTACACAGCGGAATTTGAACGGTAAATCAAGATGCAACTGTGAATTAGTCATTACTTCAGCAGATgtaatggtaatggtaatgTAAAAATGCGGAAAATGCATTATTGTTGTggaaaatattcgaaatataagccagttttaatatattgattttttttttgtttttgaaatatgtttttgattttatttttaacttttatcaatttaaattttttaatatgatatatacttgtatgaagtGCTGTTTTTGCACACATTGAGTCATATTAATAGCAatgtattacaaaaacaaattaattgaaaaagcagCTATCCGTTTGGTGCTGTACTTCTGAAAAATCACTCCACAATCAACTTGACAATTCTCGGTATGatttattttgcaaaagtaatttaataatgTAATCATTACAAAATCACTCCAAAGATAACTTATTCTGttctaaaaacaagaaaaaacgttagctttgGAAACGAAGCAATAATAGCCTtcacagacggacatggctaaatcaactcagctcatcatgctgatcatttatgtatatattttataggatatccgacgcttccttctgggtgttacaaacttcgtggcaaacttaatatatccacCTCAGcgtataaatatgtagaaaacatcccagcagagcAGCGTTTTCAGCGGAGTCACTTTCCACAAACTACAAAAGTGATTTCTAAatcagtcaaaattttgataatttactAAAGCCGCTTAATTTGGTTTGTACCAGAAAAAAGGTATTTTGGATTCTGACAAAAACTGGTCTTATAATTTTtctctattttattataattttaatttccttgTTAAGGCAATACCCTTAAGATGAGACGGAATGgcaaatttcgactatttactCGTTATCACGCATATTGCTCTCGTTGATTTAAGTCGACTTAAgccgtttttatttaattagatAACGCCATTAATTCTTTTGTCTTCAGTAAATAATGTTGTCGTAGTCAGAACATCACGCATAACTGAGAATGAGTGAATGCCTTGTGAAATCCATGTTATTTTCGCAAACCTTCGCTCTGGAAACTGGCAAAGTTAAATTCCCAACCACGTAGATCAGATTCGGTACATATGGTCTTCAAATAAGTAGTACCCACAGAAGATATCTGTTTCTTACTTTCCATGTCTTTTAAGACGTCCGCTATAAGGGCTAACTGATCTCAGGGCGACTAATGATTTTCATAGAGAAATAGCAGCCTTAATATGTAGTTACAATATATAGTCAAAGGTTTGACATTACTTTCAGCGGTCCATCGCTATTCgagattttgctttgtgtgcaggtacattgtcgtgtaacaaaattacttgcCCGTGTCTTCTGGCGCATTCTGGTCTTTTTTCGATCAATACATGGTTAGAATGGATCATTTGTTGTttgtagcgattagtattaacagtttcaacAGATTTTAGAAGCTCAGCATATACCACACCCtactgatcccaccaaacacaaagAGTATTGCCTTCTTATCGAATCGCCCTGTTTTTGCAATCGATGTTGACGGTTGTGCCGGCttaacccatgattttctccgtttagGATTCGTAAagtaaatccatttttcatcgtcagtgacaattGGTGGCaaactgattttcttttgtgtctttgaagcaaaatttcacaaatgttttttcgcttttccatttgtctttcattcaattcatgtgtcACCCATTTTCTACACTTTTGTTTCTTTCCCATaaacggtctgaaattgtttgttgtgcaacatttaacttggctgccatttgcttttgactcaaagtatcgtcttcattcaatattgcttgcagttcggcgttttttaaattttttgatggtCTTCCACGCtcttcaacacaatgaaaaaatatgatatggtttgttcaatgactgtgaggttattgaatatgtttgacagatgtcatgccaaccaaacagcgAAAATTCAGGTATTCTCAGAATCACTTTTAACTTCAGAAAACTATCTTAGTGGTATTTCTTCTCGAAAccattaaaatttcttaaaaatataacttcatgCGTAGAAATCACTTGTTGTGGCTTCAACTTGTTGCATGCCATAAACCGTGAACCATTGTACGCACTTGCATATTCAACACACTTGCTGTGTTCCATGCATTGCAATCGTATAACGATGAATGTAGGTCAATTGAATTACTTGTACGGCTTCCTCGCCTATGCAAAACGACTATGGGGCAACTGGCTCGACAGCTGTTGGCTTTTTGCTAGCAGCAGACAGTCATTGGCGGCACAAACTCAGCTCCGCGCCAACATCGCTACTGCGGCAAGCATAGAAATGCGGCAAAAATCCAACCAACTAATACATAATTCAGTTAGCTGTGCATCCTGCGTGAAGGACATGCGGCATAGGCACTTCCAACTAGCAAGTAGTAACGAACTGATTTTCACTGTTTGATACAATTATTTCAACATGATTTCCTATCTCTTCAATACATATTTcttatttctcatttatgtttaattttgtatttgtttttgtttgcaggCATTTTGCACGGCCTCTTCGAAGGACTAATCGACAAGGATGAGACGGTGCGCACGGCCATTAAAAGTTCGCTCGTAAAAATACTGGAGACACATCCAGCGCGCGCCGTCGACACACTGGTCgagtatcgtgaaaagaatccGAAGCTGCCGGAACAAACAGTCATCATATTGCTGAAGTGAGTTGCAtgttgctttattgtttttgttgttgtacgttTATGGTGTTAAATAACGGTTTATCGTAGTGTAAATTAATTCGAAATGATTGCTGAAAGTGTATTACTGTTTGAAGAATAATGAGTAAGAAAGAAAAAGGAAAGTGCCGTGTCTCAATTAGTTTGGACCGTTAAGAAGAGGCTTAATGagtcataaataatatttattgttctTAGGAGCtttaaagtgtataaaaaagttCTTAATCGGAAGAAATACTGAGTATTCTGGTCTAAAATAGCTCTTGAGTATTGAGTTCCCGAGTCTGAACGACGTCTTCCGCTTTCGTTGCATTTAGACTAATTTCGTGGAGAaggtgtacatttttttttgatattagctAGGATTATGACAATGATGTCGTTCGAACCTTTTAGCATGTTGGGACGGTCAGAATTATTGATTGATTGGTTGTGCCCATATCGATTTACATACAAACCTAAGAACAACTAACTATACCTTCTGCATTTTGGCTTAATGTTCGTATGCTAATATTTTTTGCAGAGCCGTTGAGCGTGTTGTCAACTCAGATACATCCTTACCCTCGGAGGCGAATAAGAAACTCATTACTTTGGCCATTGAAGAGCTGACTCGCTCGGCCGATCATCAGCCACTCATACAAGAACACGCGCTCACCATTCTAGTAGCCATTGGACGTAATGACGAATGTAAAGCGGTAATGGAGGCACTGATGGCACACACCAAAGAGGGCGCTGTTGCACATTTCATGATCATGCAGTGTTTGGGCGCAATGGCAACGGCCAATGTGGTCGGCGTTGTGCCCTTCATCAAGCCAATACTAGCAACCGTATTGCCCAACCTGGGCGGCATCAAACAAGATCACATCAAGCAGGCACATGCTTATGGTCGGTTCATACGTTTTGTCTTTCCTTTTTCTAGCTTAACTCATATGCTAACTCTTGATACCAAATTTCAGCTCTTGGCCACTTTAGTGAAGCTTTGCTCGAACAAACAACAGCACATGGCGCGGCTGCTGTAACTGGTGCCACCAACGAAGAAACACAGCCGGCTGCTCCGCAATGTGCCGAAGCATCAACAGATTGCAGCACCGAAATTTCTGTTGCCTACGACGTACTCTTCAATCAATGGCTGCATACGCGTGAACCTAAAGTGTGTGTGGAAATCTTGCAAGCGCTCTCCTCCATGTATCCGCTGCTGCCGGTGGACAAGATACAGGATCAGTCATCGCgtcttataccgcaaatattgGCGCTCTACCGTCGTTCCATCGAGCGCAACTCGGTAACACAATTTCTGTCCTCGGTACTGAAAACCAATATCGCAGTCCAACCCTCGTTATTAGATCCGGTAGCCGAACAGTTAATATCGCATCTCTTCGACTTGATTTGCGTTTTTCCCGACTATGAAAAGCCCCAGACGGTTAAGGGTCACTATGAAGTGTTGCGTTGTTTTCATTTGCTCTCCGGCATTTACGCATCGAAAATTATCGATATACTTTTGATACATTTGCGTAATAATAGTGAACGCGATCGCATTAAGTCGCTGCTAATACTCACACATCTCATGAATACGTCTACGGCGCATATTGGCGATAAGCTGCAGGGCTTCTTAGAGTGCCTGAAGCCGATGATTATGTCCGAGAAGGGCATCAAAATGAAAATGACCTTGCTGAAGACGATAGTGGCGCTCTCGCAGAAGGGTTTCATTAAGGAGAAAGAGTTCGTCTGGTTCGTGGTGCGTTACAGTTGTAAATACACGAAGGTCAATCAAGAGCACGGCTCTCTGGAGGAGCACGCCAATTTCGTGTTGTCCTGTGAGAATTCACTCTACATGCTTTCCTCCACGGCCGGCACCATGGATGAGTTGTTGAAGCGTGAACTCTTGAACTACTTTGTGCTGTTGGACTACACAGATGTATGCTCGAATTTAGCCAAGTGCTTGGGCAGCTTGTTCGCCAAATCACCGAATATCGAATATGAAATTGCAGGTGACGACGATGCTGAGGAAAAGAAAGATGCCGCTGGCGAAGAACATGCAAAGGAGAGTGGTCATGCAAACATTAAAAGCGGCAAAATAATTGTGCCCTGTCCGGAGTCCATATTTACGCGTTGCCTTGCACTACTCGGCAATTTTCACTGCATCAAACGCTCTTCGAACATATTGACATTCTTGAAATACTATTATCCGCATTTGAATCCCGAGCTGAATACGCTCTGGGATAAGCACATACCCGATCTATTATTGCACATCAATAAGGAATCTGTTTTCTCGCGCAAACTCATAGAGTTCATAAGTGAAACCGTCGAATATTTGAATACACGCGATGAAAACTTCGCCGAACGCTTGGTGAACAGAATGTCCGACCAATTGAATCTCTATCCCATCAGCACGCCGCACCTTGAGTTCGTCATGCCCATCATGACGACCGAGCGCGGCATGCTGATGAAGTCGCTCGCCTTGGCGCTCTGCTGCGCCACTGAACCGCAGACTATAAATGCGAAAATCGACTTGATCATCACCTCGGCGCGCCAGGAGAAACTCGACAAGCACATAAAGCATGCAGAGTATGAGCAGAAGATTGCGCCATGCGCTCTTGCCTTGGGCTACATTTCACGCAAGCACTTAACACATCTCATCAAGAAGTTAGCCGAGCTGGCGCATATCGGTGGACGCAAGCATTCGACTGGTTTCTTCAGCAATTTGCATTTCATCAAAGACACACATAAGGAACAGGAATTATACAAGACGAATTTGCTGGTGATTAAGTCCTTCGGTCACATTTTGGATGAATCGGATCCCATGCAATCGCTGCAGAACCTCGATGATACAATACTCAACTTTCTGATACTGCAACTGACAGGCACCAAAGATCAAACCATTATGTCGGCCATACTTAAGACGCTACTGAGCATCTGTAATCAGATCATTGCAACAAAAGAAGAACTGACCGCGCCACTCAAGTACCGTAAGCAGATAATGGAGGCCGTGTTTAGCATACCGATTGAGGCGCCCTTTAACGATCTGCCGCTGCTGCCGACAATTTTGAAACTCGGCACGGACTTCATACGCATCGGTAGACGTCgcagttatttttatttcgatattatattattaataataagtgcatttttttttgcaggTGGCGTGGAGCCCACAGAGTCCGTTGATGGCAGTGTTATATTCGAGATTGCTTGTAAGAACTTCTTTGCATGCGCTCAgcatttaaaaatcaaattcgACTCACCAGAAGAGGATGAACGCAACAGTTTTCTGGCAAAACATTTAAACGAATCCTTGCCGGAATTGAATGCGCTTGCAAAGGCGATTATTGAAACGGATCCCTCGCCGTCCACACTCGATTTGATCATATCGATTTTGGAGACATGGACCAGAGATAAAAACTCCGAGGTGCGCATATGTGCTTCGCACGTTTTCAATAACGGTCTGGAAGTGTAtataaaatcaatgaaaatcGGCTGTGAAGCACCGTCCAAATTCAATCAGACGGGACAGATGTTGGGTAAGATTGTGCCACGCTGCATTGACTCGAATGGCACGGTGCGACAGGTGTCTGTGGATATTCTGCAAAAAACACTTGAAATCTCTTGTATTTATGAGACACTCACGATTGCCGACAGTGAAACGGATTGGGTGAAGGAGATCGATTTGGTGAAGGAGCAAATTATAACCGATGATCCGAAGATGATCTACAATTTGGCGGGTGAAATTGCCAAAATCATCGCATTGCGCATGtcgaattttcaatatttacagtttTGGTGAGTAAACGAATGTTATTTTAGGGAAAACATAAAAAGAGCATAGaagttattggaaaaaaaaaacggaatctTTATACTGATATGCCATAACTATTTAACTATGAGGCTTGATATAATCTTTGTTCCTTTCTTTTTCTTAGTAAAACTCTGCTACAAGGCTTACGTGACCCGGAGCAAAGTTCATCGATTGGAGCTTCGGTGgtgttgaaatttttcattcAGCACAAAGGTTCTGAACTATTTCACGCCATACCGGATCTCGTAAAGGACAGTCTGAGCGTAAGTCTGcaaattgccaaaaaattaatacctttaaaaagaaaacacaaaaaaatatgtattttaggcTATACGTGATTGTGAAATAAATCGTGCTCGCTCGGGTGTACTGAAAGCGCTCGTAGCGCTAACGAAACATCATCCGAAGCTCGTTTGTTTCGAAATGCTGACACAACCCTTACCTTACGAAAGGTATATAATTGCCGaataattattttctactttcaattacttgaaaaaataaaatttcacagcAACATTGTCGAATACTGGCATCTCATTGCCAATGATCCAGAGCTCACCGCTGCGTTACTGGAGAATTTCCTACAAATACTAACCTCTTCGTGTCTGTACGAGCCAAGTGAGTCGTCGACAAGTGAACGCCAGAAAATCGCAAGCATACAACCATTCGCCATTTTCTGTGCGCTAAAAGAGATTATGCCCTGCAAGGATGTCAAAGAGGTAAGGTTGTCCTATTATAACATAGAGGTATTGAtagtaatttgtatatttttcatgCAAAGGAATTGCATAAGAAGTTCCCTGAACTCTTCACCATGCTCCTAACCTCATTGGCCACCTATACAAATCTGGCAGCACCCATGCATACCGGTGGTCATTCACCAACTCAACAGGGTGCCAATAACTCTGCCAGTTCACTCACAACTGTCGCTACGTCGACGAAGTCGAAATTTGGTTTTGTACCGAATAAAGATTTGGTCAAGTTAAACCCCTGCCAAATCGTGTTAGATACATTTCAAGCATTCCTCGGCAATTTGGAAATGGAACAGATAGCTACAGTGCTCACCGTGCACACCCAACTCGCCAACAGCACAGACTTGAAGAACTATATTGAGTTGCTGACACCCATAGCCATCGGCTTGGTCAACCAATTGGAAATCTCATCCAGCACCATGAAACAGGTCGTCACTGCGTTAAGCAAATATGTTGCATCGCCATATGATGGCCAACGTATTGCGGCAGTGGGACTGTACTCACGTCTGGTACCGCTCAAACCATGCGGTGAGATATCTTCGGTGATTATGCTGCACTTGAGTTCGGCGCTAAGTGACCCTAACGCTGTGGTGCGTGGCTTGAGCATACAGGGTTTAGGTTATGTGGGTAACCTAACGGAGCATGATATTGAAAAGTATACAGAAACAGCGGTTACCGCATTGCTAAAGGGCATCGACGATCCGGTCAGGTGAGTTAAACGTATATTAACGttaatttttgtgtatatttcaATAACTGTTTATTGTACAGCGACTGTCTTATAAATATTCCGCTGGAGAGCATGCGCGGCCTGGCACGCATTCTACAAACCTTGCCCAGCGATCGCTTGGAATCTTTTCATGTCTCATTGGCCATACGCATTCGTCCATTTTTCGGCAGCTATTCCATCGAAATTCGCGAAGCGTCCATTATACTCTTCGGCGATCTGTGCGAGTCGAAGAAGGCGTATGAGACGAATGGCAGCATATCGCCGAATGCTGCCTCCACCGAGGCGTTACGTGAGCAATTGATTGCCAATCTCTTTCCCATATTGCTGCACTTGAGCGAGGGTGAAGCGACGATCATACGAGTGAGTTGATTTCATTACATGTATTACCCCTGAACAGTTTATTttaagtttgtaaaacccagaaggaaacgtcggagacactataaaatatatatggatttcgatatatcgatttgaaattttgcacatgtgcTTTTACCCCCTAGAAGCTGCATATATTATTGTTCGAAGCAACGTTACAATTCCcgtacaaattgttcagatctgacctacatagcatatagctgccatacaaattgggcgatcaaaatcaaatttttgtatgaatttttttttttttttattcatgcagtgcttctagcttcggtgccacttactttaacgttttttctagattttgaatcatttatatacattttcaggCTTGCAAGGGTACTCTACGTAAAGTTTGTGGTTTATTGAATGCGCCGAAGGTGAATGAGATGGCGCAGCGACACCTCATCGATCACGGCCAGTTGAATTATGGCGTTTTCATAGTGGATTTCGTCAAGTTAATTGTATGTTTCAAACACATGCTTGAAATAATACTTTTCTAAAATCAAATTCTATTTTGATCGCAGGCTATGGACTTGCCTGCCCATATACAAGATTTTATCGACTCGGCCATACCGAAATTGCGCAGCCAATGGGCCGAAGTGCGCGGCAGTGCTGCCATTGTTATAGGTACTAAACATTTGTGTCATATTTTGCCGGAAATTATAATACCTTTCATGCTTCTTAGGTATACTACACAATTTCCTGCCGGAGCGCAATACCCAAACCGAGTCGGTGGGCAATAAGCTGGCGGTGCTGCTAAAGGATGAAAATCACTTTGTGCGCGTAAAGGCCGCTACGGCTTTGGGCTATTTCTTTGGTGATATTTGAAAGGAAAAAACCGTTGGCAATAACGCTAACGCTCGGTAGAATGCATGTATGTTTacttgaaaataaaagtaagtaaaaaatatttacaaagcaGCAGCATAAGAAAAGTACCTAAAAGCAACTAAATGGCAGTACGTAAACGTGTTGATGTGATTAAAGGATATTAGATTAAGTTATATAATGTTAGTTTATACATGAATTATCTATAAACTATCGCTGTATTTATACACGTATAAcacatatttgaaaatatttatgcgcataaatcatttattgtttttcacaCTTGTGCATATGAAGCACAGCCTTGGCCTACGATAATGTaaatatcgaatttattttctataaatttgttgtttttaaaaagcGTCTTGTTAAAAGTTGTTTTAAGTCCACGTAAAAGTTGTTTACAGTCAAATTGAttaagtttagaaaaaaaaaataaacaaaaacaatttaattttttatttggcagtttatttgtttataaaaatttatgtagcAATTTACCTCATATAATAAATACAGAaaccattttaatatttatgtaccaAAACAGCAAAGACTTTCTTTTTATCACATATTGCCGAATGGAAAGTATTCTATGCGCCCACTAGACCAGCCAATGGTCAAAACAGTCTCTTTATTACGACGATTTTTGCTTTGGAAGCAAATGTATGAAGGATACTCTGTGGATAGGCCAGTGAGAAAGCAAAGTGGCGAAATTGTCATATCGAATTTCTTTAGACACGTATTGAAGAGCGCGATGCACGGGGTATCTTTGAATATAATCGCCAGGTAACGACCGTCTGCGTCCCAGGCTAAAGCTTGTGGTTTGCCGCCAACTTCACGGCGACCAGCATTGAATTTCGTTAAGTCGGCTATTTTTAAAGCTTCTTTAGTGGAGGTGCCGGCtgttgttgaaaataaaatagaattatttttaaacaaaaaaagaatatgtaattaaaatttaatcaagCATTTGCATAGTTCTGTAGGCAGCATTATACAAGCCGCGACTGTGCTTGTGTCGCGACTCACCTGTAGCTTGCCTTTCCATGGTGTTTTAATTTCGGCAACGGCCACACAATGGCATAGACAACAGCATACAAAACATTTGAATgcgtttttcaaatattttgcagCATTCATTGCCTTGAAAATGTTCTTAATATTAGTTCTGCAATTTACTCACATGCGAAAACCGTTTCGTCCTGGAAGTGTAAGCGATAGAGTATGCTGTCACCTGTTGTAACAAAGAGCAGAAAGTTGCCGCATGGCGACCAACATGCCGATTGCACTACACCACATTTAATAGTCCAACGTTCCGGCGTCCATTTCTTATCGGTCGACCAAACGCGAAATACACTACCAACTGTGGCAGAGAATAGGTAGGCACCATCAGGCGACCACTTCAAGAGTGAACATGGTGAGCCTACACGCCTTAACGGCGTATTCTGTAATTTATCTACATCCCATATTAAAATGTCAGTATCACTAATAGAGGCGGTAGCAAGTAGCGTGCCGCTTCGGCTCCACTGCACGGAAGTGATAGGGCAGTGACCGGGACTGTAAATACATATGAATTAATTTGTATTGTACTT
The sequence above is drawn from the Bactrocera oleae isolate idBacOlea1 chromosome 5, idBacOlea1, whole genome shotgun sequence genome and encodes:
- the c11.1 gene encoding maestro heat-like repeat-containing protein family member 1 isoform X2, whose amino-acid sequence is MDRHSKGNGSGGDGGTPDKPSILEGILHGLFEGLIDKDETVRTAIKSSLVKILETHPARAVDTLVEYREKNPKLPEQTVIILLKAVERVVNSDTSLPSEANKKLITLAIEELTRSADHQPLIQEHALTILVAIGRNDECKAVMEALMAHTKEGAVAHFMIMQCLGAMATANVVGVVPFIKPILATVLPNLGGIKQDHIKQAHAYALGHFSEALLEQTTAHGAAAVTGATNEETQPAAPQCAEASTDCSTEISVAYDVLFNQWLHTREPKVCVEILQALSSMYPLLPVDKIQDQSSRLIPQILALYRRSIERNSVTQFLSSVLKTNIAVQPSLLDPVAEQLISHLFDLICVFPDYEKPQTVKGHYEVLRCFHLLSGIYASKIIDILLIHLRNNSERDRIKSLLILTHLMNTSTAHIGDKLQGFLECLKPMIMSEKGIKMKMTLLKTIVALSQKGFIKEKEFVWFVVRYSCKYTKVNQEHGSLEEHANFVLSCENSLYMLSSTAGTMDELLKRELLNYFVLLDYTDVCSNLAKCLGSLFAKSPNIEYEIAGDDDAEEKKDAAGEEHAKESGHANIKSGKIIVPCPESIFTRCLALLGNFHCIKRSSNILTFLKYYYPHLNPELNTLWDKHIPDLLLHINKESVFSRKLIEFISETVEYLNTRDENFAERLVNRMSDQLNLYPISTPHLEFVMPIMTTERGMLMKSLALALCCATEPQTINAKIDLIITSARQEKLDKHIKHAEYEQKIAPCALALGYISRKHLTHLIKKLAELAHIGGRKHSTGFFSNLHFIKDTHKEQELYKTNLLVIKSFGHILDESDPMQSLQNLDDTILNFLILQLTGTKDQTIMSAILKTLLSICNQIIATKEELTAPLKYRKQIMEAVFSIPIEAPFNDLPLLPTILKLGTDFIRIGGVEPTESVDGSVIFEIACKNFFACAQHLKIKFDSPEEDERNSFLAKHLNESLPELNALAKAIIETDPSPSTLDLIISILETWTRDKNSEVRICASHVFNNGLEVYIKSMKIGCEAPSKFNQTGQMLGKIVPRCIDSNGTVRQVSVDILQKTLEISCIYETLTIADSETDWVKEIDLVKEQIITDDPKMIYNLAGEIAKIIALRMSNFQYLQFCKTLLQGLRDPEQSSSIGASVVLKFFIQHKGSELFHAIPDLVKDSLSAIRDCEINRARSGVLKALVALTKHHPKLVCFEMLTQPLPYESNIVEYWHLIANDPELTAALLENFLQILTSSCLYEPSESSTSERQKIASIQPFAIFCALKEIMPCKDVKEELHKKFPELFTMLLTSLATYTNLAAPMHTGGHSPTQQGANNSASSLTTVATSTKSKFGFVPNKDLVKLNPCQIVLDTFQAFLGNLEMEQIATVLTVHTQLANSTDLKNYIELLTPIAIGLVNQLEISSSTMKQVVTALSKYVASPYDGQRIAAVGLYSRLVPLKPCGEISSVIMLHLSSALSDPNAVVRGLSIQGLGYVGNLTEHDIEKYTETAVTALLKGIDDPVSDCLINIPLESMRGLARILQTLPSDRLESFHVSLAIRIRPFFGSYSIEIREASIILFGDLCESKKAYETNGSISPNAASTEALREQLIANLFPILLHLSEGEATIIRACKGTLRKVCGLLNAPKVNEMAQRHLIDHGQLNYGVFIVDFVKLIAMDLPAHIQDFIDSAIPKLRSQWAEVRGSAAIVIGILHNFLPERNTQTESVGNKLAVLLKDENHFVRVKAATALGYFFGDI